The genome window TTTCTTGATCTTCTCGGCTTCTTCCTTCGGAGCGCCGGTCTTGACGGGCTTCGGAGCCCCTTCGACGAGGTCCTTGGCTTCCTTCAGGCCCAGAGCGGTGATCGTGCGGACGACCTTGATGACTTCGAGCTTCTTCTCACCGACAGCGGCGAGAATGACGTCGAACTCGGTCTTCTCAGCAGCGGCCGGAGCAGCGCCCGGGCCAGCCGGAGCGGCAGCCATCATGACGGCCCCGCCGCCAGCCGGCTTGATGCCGTGAACTTCTTCGAGGTAGTCCGCCAGGGCCTTGGCCTGGAGGAGGGTGAGGCCGACGAGCTTGTCGCCGAGTTCCGTGGTCGCCGAATCAAATTCCTTGGACATGGTTCTCTCTCAGTTTTCGCGTGATCGCGTGTGTTAGGAATAAACAGAAAAACGAGCTCAGCTGGGATCGGAAAAGAGGAGCGCTCCTATGCGGCGTCTCCTTCCTTCTCTGCACCGGCCTTCTCCGCGCCTTCCTTCTCGGAGAGCGCTTTGACCTGACCGGAGAGATAACCTCCCGGTCCCAACAGGGCACCTGACAGCCGCGATGCCGGACTGAGAAGCAGTCCCGAAATCTTCGAGAGCAGTTCGGCGCGACCGGGGCTCTTGCTCAGATCCTCGACGCCCTTGGCATCCAGAACCTGACCATCGATGGCCCCGCCCTTGATCGCGATCTCCTTGACGTCCTGGGACCACTTCACCAGCTCCTTGGAGAGCTGGACGACGTCTTCCCCACCCCACGCCAGAAGCGAGGGGCCCTTCAGGAGACCGGCCATTTCGTCAAGCCCCGCTTCCCGCAGTGCGACGCGGGCGAGCGAGTTCTTGACCGTCGAAACACGGATCCCCTTCTGCACGAGAGACAGACGGAACCGGTTGTCCACACTGGGCGTCATCTTCGACGTATCGAGCACGAGCATGTCCCG of Planctomyces sp. SH-PL14 contains these proteins:
- the rplL gene encoding 50S ribosomal protein L7/L12 produces the protein MSKEFDSATTELGDKLVGLTLLQAKALADYLEEVHGIKPAGGGAVMMAAAPAGPGAAPAAAEKTEFDVILAAVGEKKLEVIKVVRTITALGLKEAKDLVEGAPKPVKTGAPKEEAEKIKKELEAAGAKVELK
- the rplJ gene encoding 50S ribosomal protein L10, with translation MSKVVKRMLIDDLRKRLGESRDMLVLDTSKMTPSVDNRFRLSLVQKGIRVSTVKNSLARVALREAGLDEMAGLLKGPSLLAWGGEDVVQLSKELVKWSQDVKEIAIKGGAIDGQVLDAKGVEDLSKSPGRAELLSKISGLLLSPASRLSGALLGPGGYLSGQVKALSEKEGAEKAGAEKEGDAA